The proteins below come from a single Tissierella sp. MB52-C2 genomic window:
- a CDS encoding PqqD family peptide modification chaperone gives MIQLKNNLSLNQRDDNSYIIIDPEQGKYYKLNNSALQIIERIKKKKTIENLITDISDHYGVPTSLVREDIEKFVEKLKLSGFIYEEDNMKDIDKVDDTNKESSGELKTLWIKVTNKCNLSCHYCYAESGVNTENTDEMTLEEIEKLLETAKPMGLERIVITGGEPLIRKDILEVFKLARKFGLVQLLSNGTIYDEKILKQIVEFVDIIQFSMDSHEKEKHDEIRGVGSFEKTLKSVKYLRSIGFKNIVFAATPTPTNNIDLRKMIDLCVTNEVRRLHVNRYVPLGRAKDYKDFDIEDFYRKADEAYFYISQLYRKSLENKESFDFAIDISGDLVESVAAVNKKYSCGLNKSSASIESNGDVYLCQAMHHKSLVIGNIRNEPFDSIMKKSREKFGEFNVDSIDKCKDCDVRYWCAGGCRALAFAVNGEMRKEDPQCCSHRQRVLEIMGRVGT, from the coding sequence ATGATTCAATTAAAAAATAATCTATCCTTAAATCAAAGAGATGATAATAGTTATATAATAATAGATCCAGAGCAAGGAAAATACTATAAATTGAATAATTCAGCATTACAGATAATAGAAAGAATTAAAAAGAAAAAAACAATCGAAAATCTTATTACAGATATATCAGATCATTATGGAGTTCCTACAAGCCTTGTAAGAGAAGATATAGAAAAATTTGTAGAAAAACTTAAATTAAGTGGATTTATTTATGAAGAAGATAATATGAAAGATATAGATAAGGTTGATGATACGAATAAAGAAAGTTCAGGAGAATTAAAAACCTTATGGATAAAGGTTACCAATAAATGTAATTTAAGTTGTCATTACTGTTATGCAGAGAGTGGAGTAAATACTGAGAATACTGATGAAATGACTTTGGAAGAAATAGAGAAATTGTTGGAAACAGCTAAACCTATGGGGCTAGAAAGAATAGTGATTACAGGGGGAGAGCCTTTAATAAGAAAAGATATACTAGAAGTTTTCAAATTAGCGAGGAAATTTGGCCTAGTACAATTACTTAGCAATGGAACTATATATGATGAGAAGATATTAAAGCAGATAGTTGAGTTTGTAGACATTATACAGTTTTCTATGGATTCCCATGAGAAAGAAAAACATGATGAAATTAGAGGGGTTGGATCATTTGAAAAAACGTTAAAGTCTGTAAAATACTTGAGGAGTATAGGATTTAAAAATATAGTTTTTGCAGCGACTCCGACGCCAACAAATAATATAGACTTAAGAAAAATGATTGATTTATGTGTAACAAATGAAGTTAGGCGATTACATGTAAATAGATACGTTCCTTTAGGTAGAGCTAAAGATTATAAAGATTTTGATATAGAAGACTTTTATAGAAAAGCAGATGAAGCATACTTTTATATAAGTCAATTATATAGAAAGTCTTTAGAAAACAAAGAGAGTTTTGATTTTGCTATAGATATTTCAGGGGATTTGGTAGAATCTGTTGCAGCAGTGAATAAAAAATATAGTTGTGGACTAAATAAAAGTTCAGCTAGTATAGAGAGTAATGGAGATGTATATCTTTGTCAAGCGATGCATCATAAAAGTCTAGTAATAGGAAATATAAGAAATGAACCATTTGATAGTATAATGAAAAAATCAAGAGAGAAATTTGGAGAGTTTAATGTAGATAGTATAGATAAATGTAAGGACTGTGATGTAAGATATTGGTGTGCTGGAGGGTGTAGAGCTTTAGCATTTGCAGTTAACGGGGAGATGAGAAAGGAAGATCCTCAATGTTGTTCTCATAGACAGAGGGTATTGGAGATTATGGGAAGGGTTGGAACATAA
- a CDS encoding ABC transporter ATP-binding protein produces the protein MDRWFKEQFKRNCFPIFMILILNIIGMSFNIILPMFMRYFLDNIIVNKHTEILMRFSMLLIVLFIISSILDFIGKRWYCNIILKLKKDLKETIFNHIQRIGLKDFFSKSKGDYIATIINDSESVIQIFNDYLYPAILSIISLIIVVGILLNMSIELTIICLLSIPIFVITSKYFGAKIKQIAYKIRKDTAKHMEILDEGLSLIVTNKLYDYYEEQQKNYKEKVDDLMKNSYSLFINSIYSKQIFGLTASIFPIIILIQGGYKVAANEISVGMIVAFISYLSYLYNPVTVLSKLNMVIKEMKVSIKRIDEILNMNKENLYEYDSKIEDQDVKGNIEFKNVRYDINNKTILNDVSFTIKAGELVAIVGTNGVGKSTLLNLLLKLYDFDGDILIDDVSIKDMNTSSIRNLISIVPQRGSLYATSIRENIKIGKKDAKNDEIEQVLELVNLKSFIDSLEDGLDTEVFGNEVNLSGGEKQKILCARAFLKPSKILILDEALNAIDNESKEIIIKNILKMKEQKTIIMITHDPDNLKIVDKVIEIKSYN, from the coding sequence ATGGATAGATGGTTTAAAGAGCAATTTAAAAGGAACTGTTTTCCTATATTTATGATACTTATTTTAAATATTATAGGAATGTCTTTTAATATAATATTGCCTATGTTTATGAGATATTTTTTAGATAATATTATTGTAAATAAACATACTGAGATTCTAATGAGATTTTCAATGTTATTAATAGTATTATTTATCATTTCAAGTATATTAGATTTTATAGGTAAACGATGGTATTGTAATATAATATTAAAATTAAAAAAGGACTTAAAAGAAACAATATTTAATCATATTCAGAGAATTGGTTTAAAGGATTTTTTCTCTAAAAGTAAGGGAGATTATATAGCCACAATAATTAACGATTCAGAATCAGTTATACAAATTTTTAATGATTATTTATACCCAGCAATATTAAGCATAATATCTCTAATAATAGTAGTAGGAATATTATTAAATATGAGTATTGAATTAACTATAATATGTCTTTTAAGTATACCTATATTTGTTATAACCTCAAAATATTTTGGTGCAAAAATAAAACAGATAGCATATAAAATTAGAAAAGATACAGCAAAACATATGGAGATACTTGATGAGGGATTAAGCCTAATTGTTACTAATAAATTATATGATTATTATGAAGAGCAACAAAAGAATTATAAAGAAAAAGTGGATGATCTTATGAAGAATAGTTATTCACTATTTATAAATAGCATATATTCAAAACAAATATTCGGACTAACAGCATCAATATTTCCAATAATTATTTTAATTCAAGGAGGATATAAAGTGGCTGCAAATGAAATAAGTGTAGGAATGATAGTTGCGTTTATTTCTTATTTAAGCTATTTATATAATCCTGTTACAGTACTATCTAAATTAAATATGGTTATTAAAGAAATGAAGGTATCTATTAAAAGGATTGACGAAATATTAAATATGAATAAAGAGAATTTATATGAATATGACTCTAAAATTGAAGACCAAGATGTAAAAGGTAATATTGAATTTAAAAATGTACGATATGATATAAATAATAAAACTATATTGAATGATGTCAGCTTTACAATAAAAGCTGGAGAATTAGTAGCTATAGTAGGTACTAATGGAGTAGGTAAGTCTACTTTATTAAATTTATTATTAAAGCTTTATGATTTTGATGGAGATATATTAATAGATGATGTATCAATAAAGGATATGAATACAAGTAGTATAAGAAATTTAATCAGTATAGTTCCGCAAAGAGGATCTTTATATGCCACCAGCATTAGAGAAAACATAAAGATTGGAAAAAAAGATGCAAAGAATGATGAGATAGAACAAGTATTAGAACTAGTAAATTTAAAAAGCTTTATAGATAGCTTGGAAGATGGATTAGATACTGAAGTATTTGGAAATGAAGTAAATTTATCAGGTGGAGAAAAGCAGAAAATCTTATGTGCAAGAGCATTCTTAAAACCAAGTAAAATTCTTATTTTAGATGAAGCTTTAAATGCTATTGATAATGAAAGTAAGGAGATTATTATAAAAAATATATTAAAAATGAAAGAACAAAAAACAATAATAATGATTACTCATGATCCAGATAATTTAAAAATAGTCGATAAGGTGATTGAAATAAAAAGTTATAATTGA
- a CDS encoding ABC transporter ATP-binding protein, whose product MNKIVQLKNVQKRFGDNIALDNISVNFNEGCIHGLLGHNGAGKTTLIRIIGGTYKQDKGEVDVLGLNPIDDGYELRKNIGVLSENMCMYDRLSIYDNLMFYGKLYNIEKKELKSRIDNYLKMFQISEFKDKLIKDCSTGMKKKTGIIRAIINEPKLLLLDEASNGLDPISKDEFHELIKELVKIKKISVVLCSHDLEEVKKLCEYITIIKEGKIVYSDNVNSLSRNKESIGIEINTIQDLFKFKEQIQKELKENKIDHAEFNRNSVKLDIPSLNDVNTVIKVLMKYNLNIINVEHKIFDLNKVYLDSHREENAI is encoded by the coding sequence ATGAATAAAATAGTACAGCTTAAAAATGTACAAAAGAGATTTGGAGATAATATAGCTCTTGATAATATTAGTGTTAATTTTAATGAAGGATGTATACATGGATTACTAGGCCATAATGGAGCTGGAAAAACAACGCTGATAAGGATTATAGGGGGAACATATAAGCAAGATAAAGGAGAAGTAGATGTATTAGGGTTAAATCCTATTGATGACGGATATGAGCTTAGAAAAAACATAGGTGTTTTATCTGAAAATATGTGTATGTACGATAGACTAAGTATTTATGATAATTTAATGTTTTATGGAAAGCTTTATAATATAGAGAAAAAGGAACTAAAGAGTAGAATAGATAATTATCTTAAAATGTTTCAAATTTCAGAGTTTAAAGATAAGCTTATTAAAGATTGTTCTACAGGGATGAAAAAGAAGACAGGAATAATTAGAGCAATTATCAATGAGCCCAAATTACTTTTATTAGATGAAGCTTCCAATGGATTAGATCCCATAAGTAAAGATGAATTTCATGAGCTTATTAAGGAATTAGTTAAAATAAAAAAGATTTCGGTAGTTTTATGTAGCCATGACTTAGAGGAAGTGAAGAAGCTATGCGAGTATATTACTATAATAAAAGAAGGAAAAATTGTATATAGTGATAATGTTAACAGTTTATCGAGGAATAAAGAATCTATAGGAATTGAAATAAATACTATTCAAGATTTATTCAAGTTTAAAGAGCAAATACAAAAGGAGTTAAAAGAGAATAAGATTGATCATGCAGAGTTTAATAGGAATTCAGTAAAGCTGGATATTCCTAGTTTAAATGATGTAAATACAGTCATAAAAGTTCTCATGAAATATAATTTAAATATTATAAATGTAGAGCATAAAATATTTGATTTAAATAAAGTTTATTTAGATAGCCATAGAGAGGAAAATGCAATATGA
- a CDS encoding ABC transporter permease subunit produces MISAIVRKEMKELLKSKEFISYYIMLILVIGIMIPISSKESILNRNWYIMGFVFQFVGSIIPSGLTADSFAGEKERKTIETLFISPVSLISIFLGKVTYIVMVTLSIMTIIFGISYILLVLMNFIEYKNLIFNFYSFKAIYFIFINSLIVCFFTTFLGVLISLRSKTIKAANLFNYFISMPIIAPVLGKLYTGSMPWSFILIYQLILLIGVGLLLVIIKNKFKIHSILEDM; encoded by the coding sequence ATGATAAGTGCTATTGTTAGGAAAGAAATGAAAGAGTTATTAAAATCAAAAGAGTTTATTTCATATTATATAATGCTTATTTTGGTCATAGGGATCATGATACCTATATCCTCAAAAGAAAGTATATTAAATAGAAATTGGTATATAATGGGGTTTGTTTTTCAATTCGTAGGCAGTATTATTCCTTCTGGGTTGACGGCAGATTCTTTTGCAGGAGAAAAGGAACGAAAAACAATAGAAACACTTTTTATTTCACCAGTATCATTGATAAGTATTTTCTTAGGTAAAGTAACATATATAGTTATGGTAACTTTAAGTATTATGACTATAATTTTTGGAATAAGCTATATATTACTTGTATTAATGAATTTTATAGAATATAAAAATCTAATTTTCAACTTTTATTCTTTTAAAGCCATATACTTCATATTTATCAATTCCTTAATAGTATGTTTTTTTACTACCTTTTTAGGAGTTTTGATTTCTCTAAGGAGTAAGACCATAAAGGCAGCAAATCTATTTAATTATTTCATATCTATGCCTATAATAGCACCAGTTCTAGGAAAGCTATATACTGGAAGTATGCCATGGTCTTTTATATTAATATATCAATTGATTCTATTAATAGGTGTTGGTCTACTATTAGTTATAATTAAAAACAAATTTAAAATACATTCTATACTGGAAGATATGTAG
- a CDS encoding MATE family efflux transporter, with translation MERQNRAINRITEGVVWKQLLIFFFPLLFGTFFQQLYNTVDAIVVGKYVGKEALSAVGGTTGALINLLVGFFVSVSSGATVAISQYYGADDEENVSRSVHTSIALAISGGIIIMIIGILGAPYALRWMGTPEDIMPYSLQYIRIYFTGMIANLIYNMGSGILRAIGDSKRPLYFLIIGCIMNIILDIIFVVVFGLDVIGVAMATVISQIVSGALVFFSLMSSIECYRLDIKKIRFDNKILRKIVSIGLPTGIQSLMYSASNIIIQSSINSFGTNTVAAWTAYTKIDGIFWMILTSFGIATTTFVGQNFGADKKDRVRKGVVTCILMSAGTSLALSFILYNTGAYLFKFFTDDLKVIEAGVEMLSLITPFYITFVAIEILSGALRGMGDTFIPMIISGIGICALRVLWIFIAVPVWPTIKTVLYSYPITWTVTSILFIFYYMKFLKKKNI, from the coding sequence ATGGAGAGACAAAATAGGGCTATTAATAGAATTACTGAAGGAGTTGTTTGGAAACAACTGCTTATTTTTTTCTTCCCTCTTTTATTCGGTACGTTTTTTCAACAACTTTATAATACAGTAGACGCTATTGTAGTAGGTAAATATGTTGGAAAAGAAGCATTATCAGCAGTAGGAGGTACAACAGGGGCACTTATTAATCTGCTTGTAGGTTTTTTTGTGTCTGTATCTTCAGGGGCAACAGTAGCCATATCTCAATACTATGGTGCCGATGATGAAGAAAATGTAAGCAGGTCTGTTCATACCTCCATAGCCCTTGCAATATCAGGGGGAATAATAATTATGATTATAGGGATTCTCGGTGCTCCATATGCTCTAAGATGGATGGGAACACCAGAAGACATAATGCCTTATTCATTACAATATATTAGAATATATTTTACGGGAATGATTGCAAATCTTATTTATAATATGGGTTCAGGAATTCTTAGAGCTATAGGGGATTCTAAACGTCCATTATATTTTCTTATTATAGGCTGCATTATGAATATAATATTAGATATTATATTTGTGGTAGTATTTGGCCTAGACGTAATAGGAGTTGCAATGGCTACAGTAATTTCACAAATAGTTAGTGGAGCCTTAGTATTTTTTTCTTTGATGTCATCTATTGAATGTTATAGATTGGATATTAAAAAAATAAGATTTGATAATAAAATATTGAGAAAGATAGTAAGTATAGGATTACCAACTGGTATACAATCTTTAATGTATTCTGCCTCTAATATTATTATACAATCAAGTATTAATAGTTTTGGTACGAATACAGTTGCAGCCTGGACTGCATACACAAAGATAGATGGTATATTCTGGATGATATTAACTTCCTTTGGAATAGCAACAACTACATTTGTAGGACAAAACTTTGGTGCTGATAAAAAAGATAGGGTAAGAAAAGGAGTTGTCACTTGTATCTTAATGTCAGCAGGAACAAGCCTTGCTCTTAGTTTCATTCTATATAATACTGGTGCTTATCTATTTAAATTTTTCACAGATGATTTAAAGGTAATTGAAGCAGGAGTTGAAATGTTAAGTTTAATAACACCATTTTATATAACTTTTGTAGCAATAGAAATATTATCTGGTGCATTAAGAGGGATGGGAGATACTTTCATACCTATGATTATAAGTGGAATTGGAATTTGTGCTTTACGTGTACTTTGGATATTTATAGCAGTACCAGTTTGGCCTACAATAAAAACTGTACTTTATAGTTATCCAATAACTTGGACAGTTACTTCTATATTATTTATTTTTTACTATATGAAATTTCTAAAGAAAAAGAATATATAG
- the murB gene encoding UDP-N-acetylmuramate dehydrogenase: MKIKGLQEIFENKSFGKILFNEPMRNHTTFKIGGPADVMIIPSNEEELIKAIIFCRENNIDFLIMGNGSNLLVRDGGIRGVVIKVNEGFNELTVDGARIYCQAGALLSTTSKLALKHSLKNFEFASGIPGTIGGAITMNAGAYGGEMKDVVKLVRVLDKNNQIKEYTNEEMNFRYRNSRIWDEGLIVLGVELDLEAGEYSAIEEIMRDLTYRRTSKQPLELPSGGSTFKRPEGHFAGKLIEDGGLRGLRYGGAQVSEKHCGFVVNVDNATCKDILHLISVIQKVVRDKFNVELETEIKLLGED; this comes from the coding sequence TTGAAAATAAAAGGATTACAAGAAATCTTTGAAAATAAATCTTTTGGAAAAATTTTATTTAATGAACCAATGAGAAATCATACTACATTTAAAATAGGTGGACCAGCAGATGTAATGATTATTCCATCTAACGAAGAAGAGCTAATAAAGGCAATTATATTCTGTAGAGAAAACAATATAGATTTTTTAATCATGGGAAATGGCAGCAATTTGTTAGTTAGAGATGGTGGCATAAGAGGTGTTGTAATTAAAGTAAACGAAGGATTTAATGAATTAACAGTAGATGGAGCTAGAATCTATTGTCAAGCTGGAGCATTACTATCTACTACTAGTAAATTAGCTTTAAAACACAGCCTAAAAAACTTTGAATTTGCATCTGGCATACCAGGTACCATAGGAGGAGCAATTACAATGAATGCAGGAGCCTATGGCGGAGAAATGAAAGATGTAGTAAAACTAGTTAGAGTACTGGACAAAAACAATCAAATCAAAGAATATACAAATGAAGAGATGAACTTTAGATATAGGAATAGCAGGATATGGGATGAAGGATTAATTGTCCTTGGTGTAGAGTTAGATTTAGAAGCTGGAGAATATTCTGCTATTGAAGAAATAATGAGGGATTTAACCTATAGAAGAACATCAAAACAACCACTAGAGCTGCCAAGTGGAGGTAGTACATTTAAAAGGCCAGAGGGACATTTTGCTGGAAAATTAATAGAAGATGGGGGACTTCGTGGACTACGATATGGAGGGGCTCAAGTTTCAGAGAAACATTGCGGATTTGTAGTTAATGTTGATAATGCTACTTGTAAAGATATATTACATTTGATTTCTGTAATACAAAAAGTAGTAAGGGATAAATTTAATGTGGAACTAGAAACGGAGATAAAACTATTGGGAGAGGATTAG
- a CDS encoding PHP domain-containing protein: protein MIKLIGDYHTHTIYSSGFRKEGNHAIGTIRDNAEAALSKGLREIAITEHGPSHYLYGIRKKRIPFMREEINRLNEEFIPRGLKILLGVESNLIGLDGTLDIDEESLKYIDFLIMGYHYGATPRRLRDALGLYGLNPLSKCLPICEKKAIELNTKAYIKALGKYPINMISHPGSKAKVDIVELAKETKKYGTALEISSKHSQLSVESIKLLLDMDVIYMVNSDAHRPEDVGNVENGIRKAKEANLPLDRIKNIEIN from the coding sequence ATGATAAAACTAATAGGTGATTATCATACTCATACTATTTATAGTAGTGGGTTTAGAAAAGAAGGCAATCATGCCATAGGTACTATAAGAGACAATGCTGAGGCAGCTTTATCTAAAGGACTTAGAGAAATTGCAATTACTGAACATGGACCTTCTCATTATCTCTATGGAATAAGGAAAAAAAGAATTCCTTTTATGAGAGAGGAGATAAATAGATTAAATGAAGAGTTTATACCTAGAGGTCTTAAGATTTTACTTGGAGTAGAGTCTAATCTAATAGGATTAGATGGTACTCTTGATATAGATGAGGAATCACTTAAATATATAGATTTTTTAATTATGGGTTATCATTATGGCGCAACTCCAAGAAGACTAAGAGATGCCTTAGGATTATATGGACTAAATCCATTGTCTAAGTGTTTGCCCATATGTGAGAAGAAAGCTATAGAGTTAAATACTAAGGCTTATATAAAGGCATTGGGGAAGTATCCTATAAATATGATATCTCATCCAGGATCTAAGGCAAAGGTAGATATAGTAGAACTGGCAAAAGAAACAAAGAAATATGGTACTGCTCTAGAGATAAGTTCAAAGCATAGTCAATTATCTGTGGAGAGTATCAAGCTTTTATTGGATATGGATGTAATCTATATGGTAAATAGTGATGCCCATAGACCTGAAGATGTGGGAAATGTGGAAAATGGCATAAGAAAGGCAAAAGAGGCAAACTTACCTCTTGATAGGATAAAAAATATTGAGATAAACTAA
- the rapZ gene encoding RNase adapter RapZ: MEFLLITGMSGAGKSQAMKVMEDMNYYCMDNLPPALLPNFVELCYESRRDIDKVALVVDIRSGEFFDHLFKGLEEIKGRGIEYKILFLDASDNTLIKRYKELRRPHPLNPEGSIIAGIEEERSMLNEVKKRADYIIDTSNLTLGMLKEEMSNILLKGKKSRNISISVSSFGFKHGTLLDGDLIFDVRFIPNPFYIPELREFTGKDQNVKDYVFGWPETNIFISKTIDMLEFLIPHYTREGKTQLILGIGCTGGVHRSVAIANKIAEILIANGHRVAINHRDYKLR, translated from the coding sequence ATGGAATTTTTATTGATTACTGGTATGTCAGGAGCTGGCAAATCTCAAGCCATGAAGGTAATGGAAGATATGAACTATTACTGTATGGATAATTTGCCTCCTGCACTTTTACCAAACTTTGTAGAGCTATGTTACGAATCAAGAAGAGATATTGATAAAGTAGCATTGGTGGTAGATATTCGTTCTGGAGAATTCTTCGACCATTTATTTAAAGGATTAGAGGAAATTAAAGGTAGAGGCATAGAATATAAGATACTTTTTCTTGATGCATCTGATAATACTTTAATAAAAAGATATAAAGAGTTAAGAAGACCTCATCCCTTAAATCCAGAAGGAAGTATAATCGCAGGGATTGAAGAAGAAAGATCAATGTTAAATGAAGTAAAGAAGAGAGCAGATTATATAATAGACACATCTAATTTAACTTTAGGAATGCTAAAGGAAGAAATGTCAAATATTCTCTTAAAGGGGAAGAAGTCTAGAAATATATCTATTTCAGTGAGCTCCTTTGGGTTTAAACATGGGACTTTATTAGATGGTGATTTAATATTTGATGTAAGATTTATTCCAAATCCTTTTTATATTCCAGAGTTAAGAGAGTTTACAGGAAAGGATCAAAATGTAAAGGATTATGTATTTGGCTGGCCTGAAACCAATATTTTTATATCTAAAACTATAGATATGTTAGAATTTTTAATTCCTCATTATACAAGGGAAGGAAAAACCCAGTTAATTCTAGGCATCGGATGTACTGGAGGAGTCCATAGATCCGTGGCCATAGCAAATAAGATTGCTGAGATATTAATAGCTAATGGACATAGAGTAGCAATTAACCATAGGGATTATAAATTAAGATAA
- a CDS encoding YvcK family protein translates to MKDIETKKKLSMGPKFVVIGGGTGLSVLLRGLKEFTSNITAIVTVADDGGGSGKLREDLGMLPPGDIRSCILALANTEPTMEKLLQYRFTDGILKGQNFGNLFIAAMNEIYGSFERAVKETSNVLAVTGKVLPMTLEDVKLCAVLENGCTLKGESHIPIDAIKEGSRIDYIYTEPKISYPLEESVEAINEADIIVLGPGSLYTSVIPNLLVNHIVDTIYNAKAPKVYITNVMTQPGETDGYDVLDHVNAILKHSTPDFLDYVIANTEEVPIDTLEKYIMDGSKPVLMGVTDEKVLKSKNIKLMGSKLIDIRKEYIRHDNIELSKLLMEIAKKEK, encoded by the coding sequence ATGAAGGATATAGAAACAAAAAAGAAATTATCTATGGGTCCTAAATTTGTAGTTATAGGTGGTGGAACAGGATTATCTGTTTTACTAAGGGGACTGAAAGAATTTACGTCAAATATTACAGCCATAGTTACTGTGGCGGATGATGGAGGCGGTTCGGGAAAACTTAGGGAAGACTTAGGTATGCTGCCACCAGGAGATATTCGATCCTGTATACTTGCCCTTGCTAATACAGAACCTACCATGGAAAAACTTTTACAATATAGATTTACTGATGGAATATTAAAGGGGCAAAATTTTGGTAATTTATTTATAGCAGCTATGAATGAGATATATGGTAGCTTTGAAAGAGCAGTTAAAGAAACAAGCAATGTATTAGCTGTTACTGGAAAAGTACTTCCAATGACTTTAGAAGATGTAAAACTTTGTGCAGTACTGGAAAATGGCTGTACCCTTAAAGGGGAGTCCCATATACCTATTGATGCAATAAAGGAAGGTAGTAGGATAGATTATATTTATACTGAACCAAAGATATCCTACCCTTTAGAAGAATCGGTAGAAGCCATTAATGAGGCGGATATTATTGTTCTAGGGCCAGGAAGCTTATATACCAGCGTAATACCTAATCTCTTAGTAAATCATATAGTAGATACAATATATAATGCAAAGGCACCAAAGGTATATATTACAAATGTCATGACTCAGCCAGGAGAAACTGATGGGTATGATGTATTAGACCATGTAAATGCTATATTAAAACATAGTACGCCAGATTTCTTAGACTATGTAATAGCCAATACAGAAGAAGTACCAATAGATACACTTGAAAAATATATAATGGATGGTTCTAAACCTGTCTTAATGGGAGTCACAGATGAGAAGGTATTAAAGTCTAAAAATATAAAGCTAATGGGATCTAAGTTAATAGATATTAGAAAAGAATATATTAGGCATGATAATATAGAGCTTAGTAAATTACTAATGGAAATAGCAAAAAAAGAAAAATAA